In the genome of Bicyclus anynana chromosome 23, ilBicAnyn1.1, whole genome shotgun sequence, one region contains:
- the LOC112053221 gene encoding U8-agatoxin-Ao1a-like isoform X1 encodes MPRASALLLSLAALMLAEQCVYASYIDPGDEDIEITGPDYDEDPSDLQLLHDVGKRSSLIYVFRRACIRRGGNCDHRPGDCCHSSSCRCNLWGSNCRCQRMGLFQKWG; translated from the exons ATGCCGCGCGCCAGCGCTCTCTTGCTGTCGCTAGCGGCGCTCATGCTCGCGGAGCAGTGTGTCTACGCCTCGTACATCGACCCTG GTGACGAGGATATCGAAATAACCGGCCCTGATTACGACGAAGACCCATCCGATCTACAACTTCTGCATGATGTTGGCAA ACGTTCGTCGCTGATCTACGTTTTCAGGCGTGCGTGCATCCGGCGCGGCGGTAACTGCGACCACCGCCCCGGCGACTGTTGCCACTCGTCCTCCTGCCGCTGCAACCTGTGGGGGTCCAACTGTCGCTGCCAGCGCATGGGCCTCTTCCAGAAGTGGGGATGA
- the LOC112053221 gene encoding U8-agatoxin-Ao1a-like isoform X2 encodes MPRASALLLSLAALMLAEQCVYASYIDPGDEDIEITGPDYDEDPSDLQLLHDVGKRACIRRGGNCDHRPGDCCHSSSCRCNLWGSNCRCQRMGLFQKWG; translated from the exons ATGCCGCGCGCCAGCGCTCTCTTGCTGTCGCTAGCGGCGCTCATGCTCGCGGAGCAGTGTGTCTACGCCTCGTACATCGACCCTG GTGACGAGGATATCGAAATAACCGGCCCTGATTACGACGAAGACCCATCCGATCTACAACTTCTGCATGATGTTGGCAA GCGTGCGTGCATCCGGCGCGGCGGTAACTGCGACCACCGCCCCGGCGACTGTTGCCACTCGTCCTCCTGCCGCTGCAACCTGTGGGGGTCCAACTGTCGCTGCCAGCGCATGGGCCTCTTCCAGAAGTGGGGATGA